From the genome of Notolabrus celidotus isolate fNotCel1 chromosome 5, fNotCel1.pri, whole genome shotgun sequence, one region includes:
- the rnft1 gene encoding E3 ubiquitin-protein ligase RNFT1 produces MKLRLQNDRSDTRRALKLRESPTVMQPNSSEQGAHAGNGLSLTLQPELLTRTPAPGAAAAPAASPENVEVRVPMPSGPGESSGGASSRRCRISSHGHSHSQSHGHHRTQHHPNSDPELDSPDSDVDSGEPSTSLSELRCLFRWIQKSLPFLIILCAKLVIQHALGLAVGVGLFTTFLYVNKNIQTQVFLQDRQSRLHSVWLLLFLTSSTLLLYYTFLTETLYYCLIFLSPTIELLSFWEVLWAVSITNFVIKFLFMGIKCLILLMPPSLVTYRAQGRWLMLTEEIGQVHQALAPVPLWFRYLVTYQEADGTPGLTLGVLLALLYLILKLLGLYGQWTSLLKTVRIFLKGEHTGSAASRSQCSEAGGVCPICQGEYKEPQALLCQHIFCDECIALWFNREKSCPLCRTVITEKVYKWRDGATSPHLQIY; encoded by the exons ATGAAACTCCGGCTGCAGAATGACAG GAGTGATACCAGAAGAGCACTGAAATTGAGGGAGTCTCCTACTGTAATGCAGCCTAATTCAAGCGAGCAAGGTGCTCATGCAGGAAATGGCTTATCCCTAACTCTGCAGCCAGAGCTTCTCACCAGGACTCCAGCccctggtgctgctgctgcccctgCTGCCAGCCCTGAGAACGTTGAGGTACGGGTACCTATGCCCAGTGGGCCTGGGGAGTCAAGTGGAGGCGCATCATCCAGGAGATGCAGAATCAGCTCTCATGGCCACTCCCATTCTCAGTCGCACGGACACCATCGAACGCAGCATCACCCAAACTCAGATCCAGAGCTTGACTCACCTGACTCTGATGTGGACTCTGGAGAACCCAGCACCTCATTGTCAGAGCTACGATGCCTCTTTCGCTGGATCCAAAAGAGTCTTCCTTTCCTCATCATACTGTGTGCTAAACTGGTCATCCAGCATGCTCTAG GTCTAGCAGTTGGTGTTGGCCTCTTTACAACTTTTCTAtatgtgaataaaaacattcaaactcaAGTTTTTCTTCAG GATCGTCAGTCCAGGCTGCACAGTGTttggctgctgctgtttctgacCTCTTCCACCCTCCTGCTCTATTACACTTTCCTCACTGAGACACTTTACTATTG CCTCATCTTCCTCAGCCCAACCATCGAGTTGCTGAGTTTCTGGGAGGTTCTATGGGCTGTCAGTATCACCAACTTTGTAATAAAGTTCCTCTTTATGGGGATTAAGTGCCTTATTCTGCTGATGCCACCCTCACTGGTGACCTACAGAGCTCAG GGCCGGTGGCTGATGCTGACGGAGGAGATAGGTCAGGTACACCAGGCCTTAGCGCCTGTTCCACTGTGGTTCCGCTACCTGGTCACCTACCAGGAGGCCGATGGGACCCCTGGACTCACACTTGGGGTCCTGCTTGCTTTGCTCTACCTCATTCTGAAG CTTTTAGGATTGTATGGACAGTGGACATCTTTACTGAAAACTGTGAGGATATTTCTAAAGGGCGAG CACACAGGCTCAGCAGCCAGCAGGAGTCAGTGCAGCGAGGCTGGAGGTGTTTGCCCCATCTGTCAGGGAGAGTACAAGGAGCCTCAGGCTCTGCTCTGTCAG CACATATTCTGTGATGAATGCATCGCTCTGTGGTTTAACCGTGAGAAGAGCTGCCCTCTGTGCCGAACCGTGATCACAGAGAAGGTCTACAAATGGAGGGACGGAGCCACATCTCCACACCTGCAGATTTACTGA